One genomic window of Tatumella citrea includes the following:
- the clpA gene encoding ATP-dependent Clp protease ATP-binding subunit ClpA — translation MLNQELELSLNMAFARAREHHHEFMTVEHLLLALISNPSAREALEACSVDLGVLRQELETFIEKTTPVLPDSDAERDTQPTLSFQRVLQRAVFHVQSSGRSEVNGANVLVAIFSEQESQAAYLLRKHEVSRLDVVNFISHGTRKDESDSSPNTENQANNEEQSAGGEERMENFTTNLNQLARVGGIDPLIGRDKELERAVQVLCRRRKNNPLLVGESGVGKTAIAEGLAWRIEQGDVPEVMKDCTLYSLDIGSLLAGTKYRGDFEKRFKALLKQLEQDENSILFIDEIHTIIGAGAASGGQVDAANLIKPLLSSGKIRVMGSTTYQEYSSIFEKDRALARRFQKIDITEPSAEETIQIINGLKAKYEAHHDVRYTAKAVRAAVELAVKYINDRHLPDKAIDVIDEAGARARLVPQSKRKKTINVQDIESVVARIARIPEQSVSATDKDTLRNLDSRLKMLVFGQNNAIDALAEAIKMSRAGLGQDHKPVGSFLFAGPTGVGKTEVTVQLAKALGIELLRFDMSEYMERHTVSRLIGAPPGYVGFDQGGLLTDAVIKHPHSVVLLDEIEKAHPDVFNLLLQVMDNGTLTDNNGRKADFRNVVLVMTTNAGVRETERKSIGLIHQDNTTDAMEEIKKTFTPEFRNRLDNIIWFDHLSAEVIHQVVDKFIVELQAQLDQKGVSLEVSDEARDWLAEKGYDKAMGARPMARTVQENLKKPLANELLFGSLVDGGSVTVALDKTSNTLTYHFESAEKRKAAGTVH, via the coding sequence ATGCTCAATCAAGAACTGGAACTCAGTTTAAATATGGCTTTCGCCAGGGCGCGGGAGCACCACCATGAGTTTATGACAGTGGAACACCTGTTACTGGCATTGATCAGTAACCCGTCAGCACGCGAAGCACTTGAAGCCTGCTCAGTGGATTTGGGAGTTCTGCGTCAGGAACTTGAAACCTTCATCGAAAAAACTACCCCGGTCCTTCCGGACAGTGATGCAGAACGTGATACCCAGCCGACGCTAAGCTTCCAGCGGGTATTGCAACGTGCTGTATTCCATGTGCAGTCTTCCGGCCGCAGTGAAGTCAACGGTGCGAATGTGCTGGTGGCAATTTTCAGCGAGCAGGAGTCTCAGGCGGCATATTTGCTGCGTAAGCATGAAGTCAGCCGTCTGGACGTGGTGAACTTTATTTCTCACGGGACCCGTAAAGACGAATCTGACAGTTCGCCGAATACGGAGAACCAGGCCAATAACGAAGAACAGAGTGCAGGCGGGGAGGAACGTATGGAGAACTTCACCACCAATCTGAATCAGCTGGCCAGGGTCGGCGGTATCGACCCGTTAATTGGCCGGGACAAAGAGCTGGAAAGAGCGGTGCAGGTATTGTGTCGCCGCCGTAAGAATAACCCGTTGCTGGTGGGTGAGTCCGGGGTCGGTAAAACCGCAATTGCCGAAGGTCTGGCATGGCGCATCGAACAGGGTGATGTCCCTGAGGTGATGAAAGACTGCACTCTGTATTCACTGGATATCGGTTCTCTGCTGGCCGGGACTAAGTATCGTGGTGATTTCGAGAAACGCTTTAAAGCGTTACTGAAACAGCTGGAGCAAGATGAGAACAGCATTCTGTTTATCGATGAGATCCATACCATCATCGGTGCCGGTGCTGCCTCCGGAGGCCAGGTCGATGCCGCTAATCTGATTAAACCACTGCTTTCCAGTGGCAAAATCAGAGTGATGGGCTCAACGACTTACCAGGAATACAGCTCGATTTTCGAAAAAGATCGTGCGCTGGCCCGTCGTTTCCAGAAAATTGATATCACGGAACCTTCTGCCGAAGAGACTATCCAGATTATCAATGGCCTGAAAGCGAAATACGAAGCGCATCATGATGTTCGTTACACCGCAAAAGCGGTGCGCGCGGCAGTTGAGTTAGCTGTGAAATACATTAATGATCGTCATTTGCCTGATAAAGCGATCGACGTTATTGATGAAGCGGGAGCCAGGGCGCGTCTGGTGCCACAGAGCAAACGCAAAAAAACCATCAACGTTCAGGATATCGAATCTGTAGTGGCGCGTATTGCCCGGATTCCGGAGCAAAGCGTTTCAGCTACGGATAAAGATACCTTACGTAATCTGGATTCACGGCTGAAAATGCTGGTGTTTGGACAGAATAACGCTATCGACGCACTGGCTGAAGCGATCAAAATGAGCCGTGCGGGATTAGGGCAGGATCATAAACCTGTAGGATCATTCCTGTTTGCCGGCCCTACCGGTGTAGGTAAAACAGAGGTGACAGTACAACTGGCCAAAGCGTTAGGCATTGAGCTGTTGCGCTTCGATATGTCTGAATACATGGAACGACATACTGTAAGCCGTCTGATTGGTGCCCCTCCGGGATATGTTGGTTTTGACCAGGGTGGATTACTGACCGATGCGGTGATTAAACATCCTCACTCAGTGGTATTGCTTGATGAAATCGAAAAAGCGCATCCTGATGTGTTCAACCTGCTGTTGCAGGTGATGGATAACGGCACACTGACGGATAATAACGGCCGTAAAGCCGATTTCCGTAATGTGGTACTGGTCATGACGACCAACGCAGGGGTTCGTGAAACTGAACGTAAATCGATTGGTTTGATCCATCAGGATAATACGACAGATGCGATGGAAGAGATTAAAAAGACCTTTACGCCGGAATTCCGTAACCGTCTGGATAATATCATCTGGTTTGATCATCTCTCTGCAGAGGTTATCCATCAGGTAGTGGACAAATTCATTGTCGAACTACAGGCACAGCTGGACCAGAAAGGTGTTTCTCTGGAAGTGAGTGATGAAGCCCGTGACTGGCTGGCTGAAAAAGGCTATGACAAAGCAATGGGTGCACGACCAATGGCCCGCACGGTACAGGAAAATCTGAAGAAACCGCTGGCGAATGAGCTGCTGTTTGGTTCGTT
- a CDS encoding DUF2813 domain-containing protein, with protein MMLEHIEIKDFRGIAYLSLPFKQVMLLIGENTWGKSSLLDALSLSLSPQAMDYRFTSRDFFLTRDNSPAPRCHILLTLTFGAEADALPDSLKTLLTETSGGGRVLRYGVYAVLEEGQPRQYCQFPDRSDLSETEASNAAESLRRLFPVLRLRDARFNARQPGSHRRLADATYASETAEQLTTLSDRFADPVRGVSASLIRQALETLYQLADHYFRIQRSAVPVDSQEVASLRNDLPWQQLSNLSRRIAAMPESERDPWLLELFSAVLQPQPTNILSDRARPILLLEDPETRLHPRMLSVTWEFLSLLPLQKIVTTNSAELLSMVTLESICRLDRGRQSTTSRQLSAGQLPSDELRKITFHIQVNRPSALFARCWLLVEGETEVWMINELARQSGLSLTSEGICVVEFAQAGLKPLLKYARLMGIPWHVLTDGDEAGNKYAAVAQSQLAEQQQVRHHLTRFPAKDIEHYFYRQGFADIYRQIAGLSPEAGVNMHRVITRAIQRSSKPSLAIAVASAVADRGVQSIPMLLRKMLGRVRGLAQGKHP; from the coding sequence ATGATGCTGGAACATATTGAGATAAAAGACTTTCGTGGAATAGCTTACTTATCATTGCCGTTTAAGCAGGTCATGCTGTTAATAGGCGAAAATACCTGGGGTAAATCCAGCTTACTGGATGCACTTAGTCTCAGTTTATCGCCACAAGCCATGGATTATCGTTTTACATCCCGTGATTTTTTTCTGACACGGGATAACTCCCCGGCCCCGCGATGTCATATTTTGCTGACTCTCACTTTTGGTGCGGAGGCAGATGCGTTGCCTGATTCACTGAAAACTCTGCTGACAGAAACGTCCGGTGGAGGGCGGGTCTTACGTTACGGCGTATATGCCGTGCTGGAAGAAGGGCAACCCCGCCAGTATTGCCAGTTTCCTGACAGGTCAGACCTGTCTGAGACTGAAGCCAGTAATGCCGCAGAATCTTTGCGTCGTCTGTTTCCGGTACTGCGCTTACGTGATGCCCGCTTTAATGCCAGGCAGCCCGGGTCGCACCGGAGGCTGGCAGACGCAACTTATGCGTCAGAAACAGCCGAACAATTGACAACGTTATCAGACCGTTTTGCAGATCCTGTCCGGGGTGTCAGTGCCAGTCTGATACGCCAGGCTCTGGAGACCCTGTATCAGCTTGCAGATCACTATTTCCGGATTCAGCGCTCAGCGGTACCTGTTGATAGCCAGGAAGTTGCTTCGTTACGTAATGATTTACCCTGGCAGCAACTCAGCAATCTTAGCCGTCGTATTGCCGCAATGCCTGAGAGTGAACGCGATCCCTGGTTACTGGAACTTTTTTCTGCGGTGTTACAGCCTCAACCAACAAATATTTTGTCGGACAGAGCCAGACCGATACTGCTGCTGGAAGACCCTGAAACACGATTGCATCCGAGGATGCTGTCTGTGACCTGGGAATTTCTCAGCCTGCTGCCGCTGCAAAAAATTGTGACTACTAATTCGGCAGAACTGCTTTCCATGGTCACACTGGAGAGCATTTGCCGGCTGGATCGCGGCAGACAATCCACCACCAGTCGTCAGTTGTCGGCCGGACAACTGCCCTCTGATGAATTACGTAAAATCACCTTTCATATTCAGGTTAACCGACCGTCTGCCTTGTTTGCCCGTTGCTGGTTGCTGGTGGAAGGCGAGACTGAGGTCTGGATGATTAATGAACTGGCACGCCAGTCGGGATTATCGTTAACTTCTGAAGGAATATGTGTGGTGGAGTTTGCTCAGGCCGGGCTGAAGCCACTTCTCAAATATGCGCGTCTGATGGGAATCCCGTGGCATGTTCTGACCGATGGCGATGAAGCCGGTAACAAATATGCGGCGGTAGCCCAAAGCCAGCTGGCAGAGCAGCAGCAGGTACGCCATCACCTGACCCGCTTTCCGGCAAAGGACATTGAGCATTATTTTTACCGGCAGGGCTTTGCCGATATCTATCGTCAGATTGCCGGGCTGTCACCGGAGGCGGGAGTGAATATGCACCGTGTCATTACCCGTGCGATCCAACGCAGCTCAAAACCGTCACTGGCGATTGCAGTGGCATCGGCGGTCGCTGATCGTGGGGTACAGTCGATTCCTATGCTGCTGAGAAAGATGCTGGGCAGAGTGCGCGGGCTGGCGCAAGGTAAACATCCCTGA
- the clpS gene encoding ATP-dependent Clp protease adapter ClpS, giving the protein MANTNDWLNFEHLAEDKIREELKPPSMYKVILNNDDYTPMEFVIDVLQKFFSYDTERATQLMLTVHYEGKAICGVFTAEVAETKVVRVNQYARENEHPLLCTLEKAD; this is encoded by the coding sequence ATGGCGAACACTAACGACTGGCTGAATTTTGAACACCTTGCAGAGGATAAAATCCGTGAGGAGCTAAAGCCACCGTCTATGTATAAGGTCATTTTGAACAATGACGATTATACACCTATGGAATTTGTTATTGACGTACTGCAAAAGTTCTTTTCTTATGATACTGAACGCGCAACGCAGTTAATGCTGACGGTACATTACGAAGGAAAGGCCATTTGTGGTGTGTTTACTGCCGAAGTGGCAGAAACTAAAGTCGTCAGAGTGAACCAGTACGCACGGGAAAATGAACATCCCTTGCTGTGCACTCTGGAAAAAGCTGATTAA
- the cspD gene encoding cold shock domain-containing protein CspD gives METGFVKWFNNAKGFGFICPDTGGEDIFAHYSTIQMEGYKTLKAGQKVNFNASEGAKGNQASLIIPVNDAGINLS, from the coding sequence ATGGAAACGGGTTTTGTAAAATGGTTTAACAATGCCAAAGGATTTGGTTTTATTTGTCCGGACACAGGAGGTGAAGATATTTTTGCACATTACTCCACCATTCAGATGGAAGGATATAAAACACTTAAAGCTGGCCAGAAAGTTAATTTTAACGCCAGCGAAGGCGCCAAAGGCAACCAGGCAAGTCTGATTATTCCTGTCAATGACGCTGGAATTAATCTGTCATAA
- the poxB gene encoding ubiquinone-dependent pyruvate dehydrogenase produces the protein MKNTVASFIVKSLELAGVKRIWGVTGDSLNGISDSLNNLKTIEWMSTRHEEAAAFAAGAEAMVTGQLAVCAGSCGPGNLHLINGLFDCHRNNVPVLAIAAHIPSSEIGSNYFQETHPQELFKECSHYCELVSNPEQLPVVLAIAMRKAILNKGVSVIVLPGDIALEPAPEHAPLAWYPPALPVTVPPLLQLDTLAAMLNQSQNITLLCGSGCAGAHQQVTELAKMLKAPIVHALRGKEHLEYDNPYDVGMTGFIGFSSGYHAMLNADTLVLLGTRFPYRAFYPTEAKVVQLDLSADSLGAHCHVDFPVIGDVKATLQLLLPRLQEKQDRKHLDRAIENYHDSRKDLDDLATPNDKLPIHPQYLADQISKLANDDAIFTCDVGTPTVWAARYLKMNGKRRLLGSFNHGSMANAMPQAMGAQTVDRARQVVALCGDGGFAMLMGDLLSIAQHKLPVKLIIFNNSVLGFVAMEMKAGGFLTDGTELDNPDFAAIAAACNIKGIHVEKASELTEALQQAFAHPGPVLVDVTTAREELVMPPKVKLEQAKGFSLYMLRAIINGRGDQVIDLAKTNWLR, from the coding sequence ATGAAGAATACGGTTGCCTCGTTTATCGTAAAAAGCCTGGAACTTGCCGGTGTTAAACGGATTTGGGGAGTCACAGGTGACTCATTAAACGGAATCAGTGACAGCCTGAATAACCTGAAAACTATCGAATGGATGTCTACCCGCCACGAAGAAGCCGCTGCTTTTGCTGCGGGCGCCGAGGCGATGGTCACAGGGCAACTGGCGGTATGTGCCGGATCCTGCGGGCCCGGTAACCTCCATCTGATCAATGGATTATTTGACTGTCACCGCAATAACGTTCCGGTTCTGGCGATTGCCGCCCACATTCCCTCCAGCGAAATTGGCAGCAACTATTTTCAGGAAACTCATCCTCAGGAGCTGTTTAAAGAGTGCAGCCACTATTGTGAACTGGTGTCCAATCCGGAACAGTTACCGGTAGTTCTGGCAATAGCCATGCGTAAAGCCATACTGAACAAAGGGGTATCGGTCATTGTTTTACCTGGTGATATTGCATTGGAACCCGCCCCGGAACATGCGCCATTAGCCTGGTACCCGCCGGCGTTACCTGTCACCGTTCCTCCTCTGCTGCAACTGGATACACTGGCAGCCATGCTGAATCAGTCACAAAATATTACTCTGCTGTGTGGCAGTGGCTGTGCCGGTGCACATCAGCAGGTTACTGAACTGGCCAAAATGCTGAAGGCGCCGATAGTTCACGCGTTACGTGGCAAAGAACATCTTGAATACGATAATCCTTATGATGTGGGAATGACCGGCTTTATTGGCTTCTCCTCGGGTTATCATGCCATGTTGAATGCTGATACTCTGGTGTTGCTGGGTACCCGATTCCCCTACCGGGCTTTTTACCCGACGGAAGCCAAAGTCGTTCAACTGGATTTATCGGCTGATAGCCTGGGTGCGCATTGTCATGTGGACTTTCCGGTTATTGGAGATGTTAAAGCAACACTACAACTGTTGCTGCCACGCCTGCAGGAGAAGCAGGATCGTAAGCATCTCGACAGAGCTATCGAAAATTATCACGACTCGCGTAAAGATCTGGATGATCTGGCAACCCCCAACGATAAACTGCCGATCCATCCGCAATATCTGGCCGATCAAATCAGTAAACTGGCCAATGATGATGCCATTTTCACCTGCGATGTCGGTACCCCGACAGTATGGGCTGCCCGTTACCTGAAAATGAACGGTAAGCGCCGCCTGCTCGGGTCGTTTAATCACGGTTCTATGGCCAATGCAATGCCTCAGGCGATGGGAGCGCAGACCGTTGACAGAGCACGTCAGGTCGTTGCCTTGTGCGGTGACGGAGGATTTGCCATGTTGATGGGAGACCTGCTATCCATCGCGCAACATAAGTTGCCGGTTAAACTGATTATTTTCAATAACAGTGTGCTTGGTTTTGTGGCCATGGAGATGAAAGCGGGTGGATTTCTGACAGATGGTACTGAGCTGGATAATCCGGATTTTGCCGCAATTGCCGCGGCCTGTAATATCAAAGGTATTCATGTTGAAAAAGCATCAGAACTGACCGAAGCACTGCAGCAGGCTTTTGCGCACCCGGGCCCGGTCCTGGTAGATGTGACAACGGCCAGGGAAGAACTGGTTATGCCGCCTAAAGTCAAACTGGAACAGGCCAAAGGATTCAGTCTGTATATGCTACGGGCAATTATTAACGGACGGGGCGATCAAGTTATCGATCTGGCAAAAACTAACTGGTTGCGTTAA